In the genome of Candidatus Moraniibacteriota bacterium, one region contains:
- a CDS encoding glutaredoxin, which translates to MLSKIGIKQIVVALLVFAGALFGASPIMRAHADETMVIEVLERSDCAHCQEEEKFLSELSARRDDFSVKLYDIDREGKELFDRITALEQLPKATPVTIVGGVIIQGFDASDTTGKRIESLLDASKGKEQVTFDQYLAMDSERRASKAEQVAGASCADGTVCAFPNAESYLVSLPFIRSAVDVSKFSLPMLSVVLGFVDGFNPCAMWVLVTFLVLLAQTGSRKKLIQVAGLFIVAETVMYYLILNVWFTTWNFIGLDRIVTPIVGIVATGGGLFFLYEWYKSLGTKIACQIVDAENRSKIVQKIKKFITGDFTVLAALGIIGLAFTVNVIEFACSIGIPQAFTKIIELNHLGFWQTQFLMAIFIFFYMIDDILVFGLAIWGFEKMHLTEKYSQWSALIGGVLMLLLGYLLMFRPDVVSRLG; encoded by the coding sequence ATGTTGTCTAAAATAGGAATCAAACAAATAGTCGTAGCGCTTCTTGTTTTTGCAGGAGCATTGTTTGGCGCGTCTCCAATAATGCGAGCGCATGCCGATGAGACCATGGTTATTGAGGTGCTCGAACGTTCCGACTGTGCGCACTGTCAAGAGGAGGAGAAATTTCTCTCCGAACTGAGCGCGCGTCGGGATGATTTCTCGGTCAAGCTCTACGATATAGATAGGGAAGGAAAGGAATTATTTGACAGAATTACTGCTCTTGAACAACTTCCGAAAGCAACGCCCGTTACGATTGTTGGCGGGGTCATCATTCAGGGGTTCGATGCGTCGGATACGACTGGAAAGCGCATCGAATCGCTTCTCGATGCGAGCAAAGGAAAAGAACAAGTGACGTTTGATCAGTATTTGGCTATGGATAGCGAGCGTCGTGCATCGAAAGCGGAGCAAGTGGCTGGAGCTTCATGCGCAGATGGAACTGTGTGCGCATTTCCGAATGCCGAATCGTACCTGGTCTCCCTGCCGTTTATTCGGAGTGCGGTGGATGTTTCAAAATTTTCTCTCCCAATGCTTTCAGTGGTGCTTGGATTTGTTGACGGCTTCAATCCCTGTGCTATGTGGGTTCTGGTGACATTTCTCGTGCTTCTTGCTCAGACGGGGTCGAGGAAGAAATTGATTCAGGTTGCCGGACTCTTTATTGTGGCGGAGACAGTCATGTACTACCTTATCCTGAATGTTTGGTTTACGACATGGAATTTCATTGGGCTTGATCGTATTGTGACGCCGATTGTCGGTATCGTGGCAACGGGTGGCGGTCTGTTTTTTCTCTATGAGTGGTATAAATCGCTTGGAACAAAAATAGCGTGTCAGATTGTCGATGCTGAAAACCGGTCCAAGATTGTGCAAAAAATAAAAAAATTCATTACCGGGGACTTTACCGTCTTGGCGGCGCTTGGTATCATTGGACTTGCTTTTACTGTAAATGTAATCGAATTTGCTTGCTCCATTGGGATTCCGCAGGCGTTTACAAAGATTATCGAGCTCAACCACTTAGGGTTTTGGCAAACGCAGTTCCTGATGGCAATATTCATATTCTTCTACATGATTGATGATATTTTGGTGTTTGGATTGGCGATCTGGGGGTTTGAGAAAATGCACCTGACCGAAAAATATTCGCAGTGGTCGGCACTGATTGGCGGTGTTCTTATGCTTCTTCTCGGATATCTGCTCATGTTTCGTCCGGATGTTGTCAGTCGGCTTGGCTGA
- the xseA gene encoding exodeoxyribonuclease VII large subunit: MWHSNVMYGGNQEMDGTCTLTVGAFLDVLNESFIGMRLAIRGEVSSVEDRRNVIYFSLKDADGEGMLSCLIFRNDFLLHGVHLEEGQEVIVEGMPNIWKPRGKFSFRVSVIRLAGAGALKKAYDRIRLKLEREGLFLSERKRPTPVSPRRVALITSREGAALGDFSANLERYGFSVALFDAHVEGRRAIGDILEGIAFFNQHPKNWDILVIIRGGGSLESLEAFNSEPVVRAIAESHIPTIAGIGHEKDISLAALAADMMVSTPTAVAKILSVSEREVRERCSFLARSILDDFQRNVFDSMERVRDISDTVRRASERITDPIRRIDRVGVRISSMFSSWCDRTRVEHSHFSHLISRMANTSRMYKRLDELSLRIEANNPKRLLERGYGILRKDNRVVRSVSEVVVGDAFEVMLADGCVGASAQEIRYS; encoded by the coding sequence ATGTGGCACAGTAATGTGATGTATGGAGGGAATCAAGAAATGGATGGCACCTGCACCTTAACGGTCGGAGCGTTCCTTGACGTTTTGAATGAGAGTTTCATTGGCATGCGACTCGCAATTAGAGGGGAGGTATCGAGTGTTGAGGATCGGCGCAATGTCATCTATTTCTCTCTCAAGGATGCTGACGGAGAAGGGATGCTCTCGTGTCTTATCTTTCGAAATGATTTTCTGCTCCACGGAGTTCATCTTGAAGAAGGGCAGGAGGTGATTGTGGAAGGGATGCCGAATATCTGGAAGCCGCGAGGCAAGTTTTCCTTTCGAGTGTCAGTAATCCGACTGGCCGGTGCGGGAGCGCTCAAAAAGGCATACGATCGGATTCGGCTCAAACTAGAGCGAGAAGGTTTGTTTTTGTCGGAAAGAAAGCGGCCGACCCCTGTGAGTCCGCGAAGGGTGGCGCTCATTACTTCGCGTGAGGGTGCTGCTTTGGGTGACTTCTCTGCTAATCTTGAACGATATGGGTTTTCCGTAGCATTGTTTGATGCACATGTCGAGGGGAGACGCGCTATTGGCGATATACTCGAGGGCATCGCATTCTTCAATCAGCACCCGAAGAATTGGGATATTTTGGTGATTATTCGTGGCGGGGGTAGCCTGGAAAGTCTCGAAGCATTCAATAGTGAACCAGTGGTGCGCGCCATTGCAGAGTCCCATATCCCGACAATTGCTGGAATCGGACATGAGAAGGATATATCGCTTGCGGCACTTGCCGCAGATATGATGGTGTCGACACCGACAGCAGTAGCGAAGATTCTCAGTGTGTCTGAAAGGGAAGTGAGAGAACGGTGTTCTTTTCTTGCCCGAAGTATACTTGATGATTTCCAGCGGAACGTATTCGACAGCATGGAACGAGTTCGGGATATTTCGGATACTGTTCGTCGAGCGAGTGAGAGAATAACGGACCCCATACGAAGAATCGACCGTGTCGGCGTTCGTATCTCGTCGATGTTTTCTTCATGGTGTGATCGGACAAGGGTAGAGCACTCGCATTTTTCGCATCTGATTTCTCGAATGGCGAATACATCGCGTATGTACAAACGATTGGACGAGTTGTCACTTCGGATTGAGGCCAATAATCCGAAGCGCCTCTTGGAACGCGGG
- a CDS encoding ABC transporter ATP-binding protein gives MSTPIIAINRLRVIYNQGKSNEVRALEETNLEIYPEEYVIIYGPSGCGKSTLLYSISGLQKPTYGDVIVKQKPLSKMTPREELEFHQMWIGMVFQAFYLIPSLNIVENVCLPKTFRGENVKNRRKDGIKLLRRFGIAEQMDKFPNQLSGGQKQRVAIARSLVNNPEIILADEPVGNLDSESAQNVLEILKELNEVDKKTVIMVTHNAEHLPYADRVIYMKDGRIEKEVVQKDKRKLEAKKPEPEPVEDNLPPELKMLMGSFRSLSSQQMNVLLIPFKAKQLLAHVLSNLTEEQLSSAESFLKEYLFNNINREQFSSKLDLDPEKGGGGWNKKQARNFSNRIESLVTQSRIIADHVDRAHTALSDYLSDQFSIKLSGVALDRFRAALRLRIDNRINRAELEKRLDAPKSLGGVGLYSNTADRIVREVEIIMLLKYS, from the coding sequence ATGTCCACGCCCATTATCGCCATCAATCGACTCCGCGTCATCTACAATCAGGGAAAATCAAATGAGGTTCGCGCACTCGAGGAAACGAATCTTGAAATTTACCCGGAGGAATATGTCATCATTTATGGACCGTCCGGATGCGGGAAATCAACGCTCCTCTACTCAATATCCGGACTTCAAAAGCCGACTTACGGCGATGTAATCGTCAAACAAAAGCCCCTTTCAAAGATGACGCCGCGCGAAGAACTCGAATTCCATCAAATGTGGATTGGGATGGTTTTCCAGGCATTCTATCTCATTCCTTCTCTCAACATTGTCGAAAATGTTTGCCTTCCAAAGACATTCCGAGGTGAAAACGTCAAGAACCGCCGCAAAGACGGCATCAAACTCTTGCGACGGTTTGGCATTGCTGAGCAAATGGATAAGTTCCCCAACCAGCTCTCCGGCGGACAGAAGCAGCGAGTCGCTATTGCAAGATCCCTCGTCAACAATCCGGAGATAATTCTCGCAGACGAACCCGTCGGCAATCTCGATAGCGAATCCGCGCAGAACGTGCTCGAAATTCTCAAAGAACTCAACGAGGTCGACAAGAAAACGGTCATCATGGTAACGCATAATGCCGAACACCTCCCTTATGCCGACCGCGTTATCTACATGAAGGACGGACGAATTGAGAAAGAGGTTGTACAGAAAGACAAGCGAAAGCTCGAAGCGAAGAAACCGGAACCTGAGCCCGTCGAAGATAACCTCCCGCCAGAACTCAAAATGCTCATGGGGTCATTCCGAAGCCTCTCATCCCAGCAAATGAATGTCCTTCTTATTCCCTTCAAAGCCAAGCAGCTCCTCGCGCATGTGCTTTCTAATCTGACCGAAGAGCAGCTCTCATCTGCAGAAAGCTTCCTCAAAGAGTATCTCTTCAACAATATCAACCGCGAACAATTCTCTAGCAAGCTCGACCTCGATCCGGAGAAAGGCGGTGGCGGATGGAACAAGAAACAGGCTCGAAATTTTTCCAACCGAATCGAATCGCTCGTCACACAATCAAGAATCATTGCCGACCACGTCGATCGGGCACACACGGCACTTTCCGACTATCTGAGCGACCAGTTCAGTATAAAGCTTTCGGGCGTCGCCCTTGATCGTTTTCGTGCCGCACTCAGACTCCGCATTGACAATCGCATTAATCGCGCCGAACTCGAGAAACGCCTCGATGCGCCGAAATCTCTCGGGGGAGTTGGCCTCTATAGCAACACTGCCGATCGTATCGTCCGCGAGGTCGAGATCATTATGCTGTTGAAATATTCTTAA
- a CDS encoding DsbA family protein, with amino-acid sequence MEEKERQEMPTRRRRSEGSLIASSMWGAGILISIAIVAGSVAITFAILKSSLFVSSDASQKAGSAAVPAIGNQAAPSAANVPAPTEKTVVMASMGSSPVLGNPKTAKVAIVEWTDLECPFCKQFHDQTFDSIVKNYVDTGQALFVLRNYPLSFHGEAAIKEANAALCVREAAGDKAYFSFVGDVYATTGTNGKGMPDETLASLAAKAGGKSLASCIGDQKFKSVIDADLQEGTDTGISGTPGFVIGKISSGGSVEGELISGAMPYSEFKKAIDAALGS; translated from the coding sequence ATGGAAGAAAAGGAACGACAAGAAATGCCGACGCGTCGCCGACGATCGGAAGGATCGCTCATAGCTTCGAGTATGTGGGGCGCGGGGATATTGATCTCTATTGCGATTGTTGCCGGGTCGGTTGCCATCACTTTCGCTATTTTGAAATCAAGCCTCTTTGTTTCATCGGACGCCTCGCAGAAAGCCGGTTCAGCAGCAGTGCCTGCTATTGGGAACCAGGCGGCTCCATCTGCTGCGAATGTTCCGGCTCCGACGGAGAAGACCGTGGTAATGGCATCGATGGGAAGCTCTCCGGTTTTAGGAAATCCGAAAACGGCAAAAGTGGCTATTGTCGAGTGGACCGACTTGGAATGCCCGTTCTGTAAACAGTTTCATGATCAAACATTCGATTCAATCGTGAAGAACTATGTGGATACCGGGCAAGCGCTTTTCGTGCTACGGAATTATCCGTTGAGTTTTCATGGCGAGGCAGCGATAAAGGAGGCGAATGCGGCACTGTGTGTTCGTGAGGCAGCTGGCGATAAAGCATACTTTTCTTTTGTGGGTGATGTGTATGCAACAACCGGGACCAACGGAAAGGGGATGCCAGATGAAACCCTGGCAAGTCTTGCGGCAAAAGCTGGTGGGAAATCACTTGCTTCATGTATAGGTGATCAGAAATTTAAGAGCGTTATTGATGCGGATCTTCAAGAAGGGACGGATACCGGCATATCCGGAACGCCGGGATTTGTCATTGGGAAGATAAGTAGTGGAGGTTCAGTTGAAGGTGAACTCATCTCCGGGGCCATGCCGTACTCGGAATTCAAGAAGGCGATTGATGCCGCGCTGGGATCGTAG
- a CDS encoding response regulator, whose amino-acid sequence MKTNKKDISVLIVDDDQSTREVYRDLLKLAGFSIIESQDGKDALTKFKQHLPQVVFTGIDLPGSDGFSLITHIRESDLPQPFFIVNSHNDRQIDRAKAVEFNVDGFFVRGFSAPKNVIDLITALTKKRSRHHSWGADPIFWDRSRFEDVTEKYGMKLFLLSAIMIFLALLIALFVRGM is encoded by the coding sequence ATGAAAACAAACAAAAAAGATATTAGCGTGCTCATTGTTGACGATGATCAGTCGACTCGTGAGGTATATCGGGATCTCTTGAAATTGGCCGGGTTTTCCATTATCGAATCTCAGGATGGAAAAGATGCACTCACAAAGTTCAAACAGCATCTTCCGCAAGTAGTATTTACCGGGATCGATCTTCCTGGGTCGGACGGCTTCTCGCTCATTACTCATATTCGCGAGAGCGATCTTCCGCAGCCTTTTTTTATTGTAAACAGCCACAATGATCGGCAGATTGATCGCGCCAAGGCCGTTGAATTCAATGTGGATGGTTTCTTTGTGCGAGGATTTTCCGCCCCAAAGAATGTGATCGATTTGATAACGGCACTCACAAAGAAGCGGAGTCGGCATCATTCTTGGGGAGCTGATCCTATTTTTTGGGATCGATCCCGCTTTGAGGATGTGACAGAAAAGTATGGTATGAAGCTCTTCTTACTGTCGGCTATTATGATATTTCTCGCCTTGCTCATTGCGCTGTTTGTGCGGGGTATGTAA